The sequence CTATCAAATAAAGTGGAGCAgtattttttataaatgaggatatatgaacagtgttgattagtaaattgtccTGTTTTGATTGTCAGTTTTACAATGGCTATTTAtagtatatttatttttcataactcATGCATACAATGTTGGACCGGTTTTATGTGCGCTATATGGTTATAGAGGATCCAGTGCTAGCCAGCTGGCAGTGCTTAGAATTAAGGCACTAGACCATttcaaatatcgaaaaaaGTTGTAGATAATCGCTACTATCAACCACGAACTGCTAGCTCCCATAGATGCCATAAAGAATTCgtagatttgacaactgatcagtgaattcatcatgaaaaagaaaccgCTGTTTAGATACAAGAGCAAAAattgtaaaacaggcatcagtgtaAAATCAAAACAGAATACAAAATCACTGATAGACAAAgcgatcagatagttagcgtaagataaactgcggaatctacgacttatcattatcagaaaagtagctgaatttccaaaAGCCCCCAGTAAGAAGATAACCAATAGAAATACCAATGAAAACATGCGGTAGCTTCCAGACTTATTCTCTACAGACATCATGATGATATAACTGTGGTACGGTCGACTAACAGTcgttgaattcatgattcaccAGCGAGTGAGATAtgacgtgtgtgtgtgtgttgagggaaatatatgaaaattatttatttgttagCATTAAACTCATATAATCATCAACACGCGAAACTGAGTCCAGGAATCAATATATGTAGCTTTATTTGCTGATTTTCAGCATGTAAATTAAATCAGCAACTTTTGATCATTGAATACAATTTACAGCAGTCGCAATATTCGCAAGAAAATGGAGAAAATGGAGATTGATAACAATTGATCAAAAATTGAGAACTCATAGTGAAGAAGGGTGAAGAAagtttagataaatcatttcagTCATTGTCGAACTCAATGTAATCAGATAGAAATCCCCggacaaagaaaattcccagatcgaaaaaaaaaactaaaatgaaaatcatgaaattaatttttgatacttgaattttattgatattcgtacatataatatacatatacatatttacattGAAGTTATATACTCACATCACATCAAACTAAATGAACTACAATTATAGCACCCGATATTTCATCTATATACACCTGGTTCAGTCGTTATCAAATATCACTTCAAACATCCACACgacttttttcagtttttaagCAGATATTTCTTTCTACCAGTTTTGAAACGGTAGCTGCAGCTGCAGCGGCTGAGTCGTCGTCGTGTAATACGTCGTATTCGCGGACGAAACGATACGCGAATGATGCGACGAGAACGCAGCTGTTAACGCAGGTGCGGCTGCTGCAGGTGCCAGTTGTGGGATACAACTGGAGGTACCGGTCATCGCAGCGTATCTATTATATCCAGTTTGTTGGTAAGATCTATAAGGATGGTATGAACTGGGTCGGTAAGTCGGCGGACAGCTCATTTGAACGTAGCCGACGTTGTATTTCTGCGCGCTATTTACCGGTATCTCGGGTATATCCAGATCTCTGGTTCCTCGTCGGGCGCGGCGCCGGGCGTTTCGACGACGGAAATCACCGCGAGCGAAATCATCGACGCAAGCCTGATGAATCGCCCAATAATTCCCTTTACCGTTCTCAGCTCGACCGCACTTAACGAAACATTCGTTCAGGGAGAGATTATGACGTACGCTATTTCTCCAAGCTTTGTTCGAATTATTGTAATACGCGAAGTTCGTCATGATGTATTCGTAGATATCGTTGAGTACCATGCGTCTATCCGGACGACTGAGTATCGCCATAGATATCAACGCGATGTAAGAATGTCCCGGTTTATCCTTATTCCTGGTTTGTATCGACGCGGCTTGTTGTTCCAGAGCGAAGATCGTTTCGGCGACATCGTCAGAACCGGTCGGCGACGGAGCACTCCTCGGCGAGTCACAGGAAGACGCGATACTCTTACTAGGCGTATCTAAACTACCGTTTAAAGATAACGGTGATGGTGTTCGgcgctgatgttgattttcttcgaaaccaaacgaatCAGAAATCGGCGATAGACTTCTCAAAGGCGGTAGGTCGATCATCTTACAGCTGGTTTGATGGTGATTGTGCGGAGTCGTCAAGAACTCGATGCTGAATGGTAGACTGTTGGACATCTTCTCTAGTTTTGAGCGAGAAGAATCTGGTAAACGGTTTACAGAAAACTGATGACCAGGGCTGGAGTTCGTATGGTATTTATACCGAATGCGCCGGGAATTCGCGGACAAACCCGTTAGAAACAAACTTACAAACAACCGCGTCACAGCGAACAATGCTTGACGTTTGTTAATCACACTTGCCAGCAATGTTGGTCTCACTTGTATCCACTGCTGGCGAgcgatttgataaatatttacgAAAATACTGGGcgaaattttcaaacaaaatagaaaacattATCTCAAACACAGGGcgaaataaatatgaaatatctgaaGTCAATTCCACGTGAAACAatatgaaaacatgaaaatcgGGTTAGCATGAGGCAGCTGAAATTAATTCAAGTTTATAATTTCTAAAAAGGACAaattattctatatatatatattacattttCTGAACCCCGATTGTATctcttttcaaaattttgaatgaattgaatatctttatgaaaaaaatatcattttcaatcaatttgtttCAAGTAAATCAAAGTCATTTTACATTCATGAGTTCAATCTGTTGTTGTATAGTCCAGTACATTTTTCTCGTGTGCGTTTTTGTGAATTTGTATCAAAAAgcattcattttttcattttctacattttgacaataataatataattaatactataataaatgaatattattatcatttcgaTCAGAAACACGAATTTAATACGTCAACAATCATTCAATTAGTCCCTTCACTAATTTCAAGTAATTGATAGAAATTTACGTGAAATTATTAAGAGTGTAATTATTTGATCAGTGAATTAATCAATAAACGAAGGCACTTCTAATTATTACTCTTAAATATGTTGTTTGTAGTAATTGCAGTAATCTGACGCGtgtttcatgaaatatttggcGCAAATATTCGGGTGACAATTAACATTAAATGTCAAATACGTCAACGGATGCAGTTTGTCATTAAGATAATACACACTGATTTTAAGATCAActaatttatttcaacaattttgaaTTCTGTCTAATATTCCATCTGTCATAGTTGTGGTTTGTTTGTGACGGGTGTCGTAGGATACCGTGTCCCTTAGTTTCACCACGAGTAGCACGTTTTTCACACCTCCGCTGACTATTTCAGTTCAATAGTAATATCGCAACTACGACATCACTTTACCTTCCAACTGACCTCAATTACaggtttttgttttgtttcgaCGATTTTTTATGAACCGATGGAGTGATTCAAAAGAGAAATCGCAAATCTTCGTCCGGAGAATGAAATATGAtggaataagaaaaaaaatacgcaatcattttatcaacaGACAAATTCCTCATTAATTTGAAACGACCACTATAGGTGTTAATCTTGCACGATCCTCTTTGACCTTAAAAAagattcagatttaatttggATTACCATGCGACAACCAAGCCGGAACAGATTCGATAGATCATAAGATGATTCCCACTTCATAGagatttaaacattaaaaatgaaatatatctacgtgtcatgaattaaaatcaaaagttTATGACACGAGGTTACGGTcttcttattgaaaatgtaCTCAATCAACTTGTATTCCTTGTTTATTTTCCCgctttttagttttttcttcacaattAACGATGGTCTCTTGCATTTTTATTCCttttatttttaatgaaacgGGTATACTCTATAACTTTCTATTCTATTAGATTTGATAGCTACAGGATATTTTTTTATATACGTACGCCTAACGCCCCTGACAATTGACAGATAACTACGTAAGTCACGAATACAGGATGGATTTGGACTTGTTTGCGCATATTTTACATGTATCGTATTTCTATATAGATTTCTATACGTCCCATTGCACTTCTCGATTAGAACGATACCGAGTTTCCATATACTATCATCACTTATCCGTATTTCAATAGCGAACAAGATTTAGTTATTGGCTGTTTTAGTGATACGGCGCGTGTATGTCGGCAAAACCAATTATTCAGACGTACTAGAAATATAGAGCTTTAATAGCGATATGCGTTAACACTAAAATCAGGGTCTAGAGAGTAAATAATCGCGTATCCGCGGGCACCGGAAGTGACGCATTCATCGGTCGTCTGGTGTTCGCGGATGAGTGGAGTGACGTCATCGTCACCGACCGAATCGAAACGTGCCGGGAGGTAGTTTAAACTGAGAGTTCAGGCAGAATCGGCTCGCTTGTTACCATCCCCCGTGCATTGCGATCAATTCTTCGTAACGACAATTCTGCTAATTGCTTATTTATGCCTTTAACAGGACGGCGACGACAACTGTTCCCGATCGTTGATGGCTTTATAAAGGAGATCCAGTCTGTCATTGGACCACGCGACGTCGTGTTAACAGTAGCTTTCAGTAGATCAGAATTCTAATCAGTTGATTCAATGGAACGGAtataaaattgtaatattcaaCTGAATCAGTACCGGATATTCGGAAGCTGATACGCTCTATATCACAGTCAGAATATATACATAGGAACATTAGATAAATGCTTACTAAACATGCAATTTGACTCGGGCAGAATGATGACGACGGCATTGATTTAGCCGAATATTTCTGAAATAGACACTATGATAAATGGAAATGTTGCATCACAAACCGTACGTCGATCTTTTGAAAATGGAGAAAAAATTGGATAGACGAATAACGATAAATGTGGGCGGTCGGAGACATGAAACCTGGGCGAGCACATTAGAAAGGATCCCGGGAACCAGGCTGGCTTTATTAGCGCATCTGATGGAAGCTGATGAAAGTTACGATTACGATAGAAAAGAATTTTTCTTCGACAGAAATCCGAACGTTTTCGCCGTGATTTTACACTATTATCGCTCAGAAGAATTACACGTTGATACGAATCTGTGCGGGAATGTCGTCAAAGGGGTAAGAACAGTAAAGAACAGTAAGAACAGTAAGAACAGTGAGAGCAGTAAGATAAGTAATAGTTGTAGGAACAATGAGAGCAGTAAAAACAGTAAGAGAATAGTAAGATTAGTAGGAGCGTTAAGAGTATAGTTAGAACAGTAAATGGTTAGCAAAGACAATTAGAGCAGTAAGATCAATAAGAATGGTGAGACTAGTAAGATTAGTAAGATCAGGTAGAGAAAGAAGAGTAGTGAGAGCAGTAAGAATATTAGATGATCGCTTTATATCGTGTTAGAGCCTCTATTGATATGTATTATGACGTGTATTACGTCATTACGCAGTTTCCAATACGTAATTTTCTCCATTAAGAAAAAAACGAAGAAATTACCGTTTTAGATTCCatgcattttattcattatatCGAAATGTAATATGCATAAAGATATGTTATTACGTGTTTTGATTTGATATCAGGTTAATGTGGCTTCTCCACGACTTCAATAATATCGGATAGTTCTTATATcatataatgatgataataatctaTTCGTTTATATTGCGCAGATCTATGAACTGAATCACCGCGCTGTACACCTTAAAACAGTAGATACCTCATACGAATTCCATTCGAATTGAAAATGTATATTAGTCATTCAAAACAAGTTGGATAAAAAAAGGGAAAGCTCCAAAAGTGGGCACACCGTACTCGTGATGAAATTGGGAtgtttttcaaacaaattcTAGGGTTTTTAAAGCATTTTGCCCGTATCGCCCAGTGAGGCGCTTCTTTATGATACCAATCACATTTACATATACTACGTGCTAATAAATTCAGTTCCCCGAAGTGCTGTTTTCATCGTGTATAAAACCTACATGAGATACAGCGATAAAACGTATTCCTCTCAGTTCGCGTTATTATTACGCAACTAAAAATCTACCGTAAAGATCATGAATCGGGCGGGAGAGGAACCGGAGAAAATTCTATTTCCGGATTTCGTGACGAATGGAAGAAAATATGAGAATTCAGTTTGCACTGGTCGACTGGTCGCAGCAGCGCAGTTTGTCGAGGTTTGTGAAAAACCCACGCGTTTCATCAATACGTTTGCGCTTGAAATCCTCGTGATAAAACAATTTCGATTCGACTCAATTGTGATTTATGACTAACAAATATTTGTGTAGTCGCTACAACTGAAATAATACTTTATTTTACTCGATCACACAATTCTAGTCGAAGTCGACAGCGCgtaaatcatttttattctgtaatgatttcaatttcatgaatctacagaataatatttgaaatttatcaaCGTTATACATATTGCTGGCATAAATATATCTCGTACCTGCTTAGGGTTAATTCTGAATTGCCAGCCTCACCGAGAAGCCGATAGCCGATTAAACCAATCATTCAAGTTTAACTCTTTCGTTAAATTGGGACCAGTAAAATTTAGTTCAAATAGTCGCAGGCCCGTTTCTGATATAGGAAGGGGAACTTATTTCGGACACAAGCACCGACccgatgaaaaagaaattcatctAGTCTCTTGCTTCGAATGGAAAGCAGCGATATTTACGGGCAAACTATAATTTCTCAAGATTACGAATTAATCCGCGAATTGAACAAGTCGTAATGAATAATAAAGAAGAAGACATTGATCCATCTTTGAGATGACAAGACAATTATCACACGAGCTCTCAGCGAGCTGCGTGTCCCAGGTAGTCCCGGATCCATAGTTACTCATCGAGTTGCTACGCGTTACTAAACATCGAAATCGTTTCAAACCGTATGAAATATGGATTGTATTATTATTGGATTCCCTGTTATTGTCAAGAATAGATTCTTCACCAGTCACTCTCTCAAACTCTATACAATACTATTCAATTGACTGATCATCGATTCTCATTTATTATTCAAAAGATGTTACCTCGTTGTCTTCCGCAAAACAAAAcgtcatttgttttttttacggccgtataatgaataattgaaCGTGTTATTGTGCgcttttcaataggaaatcaCGATTGAATTGTACTCATGTACGTTCCTAGAAATATCAATTAacctttgaattttgaaatgatataaaaCCCTACGAGCGCATAATGAAACTatacatcaaaaatatatataaaactgCGCATTCTTTCGGCTTCTTTACTTATAACGATATCATCAGATATGAATCAATCATGAGTTGTCATCTTACTTAGAAAGCGAAATACATCGAAACGTGGTCGTTTTTCGTCATTTGGACAAGTCATCTCTATTATTCAGTGCCAATCTGTTGTATTTACGAAATGttagtcatcatttggataagtcgtcaacGTAATGATCGTTACAGCTATGTAGCTGGATGTGTTAAGCGAGTTTGACTGTATCAGGCCCTCCCATTATCCCACTCCCTGGATCAAAATAGATCTGTTTTACGGAACCGATTCGTTGTATAATGATTAATGAGCCTCTTAGATCCGGTCGTTAACAGTCTCAACTCGGCAATGTTATTCTTCGACCTgaaaaacgaagaaaaaatCCACTCATTGCTTCGATGATTCTTTTATTTAGTTATTACTGCGTCGTCAGATTGGGTTCAATTCTCGCCGGTAAGACCGTCCGTCATTTAGTGAATGTTAACGTATGGATTGTAGGAGCTGTAACGAGGTAATGAGGAGGTAATGAGGAGGTAATGAGGAGGTAATGAGGAGGTAATGAGGAGGTAATGAGGAGGTAGTGGTTGTCAATATCGCGTGCTACGATTCACTCATTACTACTCTCACTAATTGCTTTAATTGTCACTGTGACGCTGTCGAGTGAATCCGGATGACtttattacaaaatgaacTTAACACGCGAAGTGTCCATAGAAACTTGCCATCATCAGTATTTCATTTACTGTTCTACATAATAAGCAGAGGTTTAACCTTGAATTTCCAAAATGCCATCAGCCGTTAATGAAGGCCAATGGATAGCAGGAACGGAGCCAGTATGTTCCTGGCCTACACTTTTTAGCCAATTCATCTTTTTAATACACTTTAACTTCAAACCCATAAGCTTGCTGTATGAGTTTAAGGGTGGAAACGGAATCTAAACAGACAAAGCTTTTAGGACTATCCTAATGATGGCATATGTATTTCACATTTTCGCGCCTACAACTTTTAAAAATCACTGAATTGTCGTCGTTTTTGTTTGTGGTGTATGTGACGTGTGGGGCTTTGAATTGTTTGTAGCTCCGCAAAAACTAGGACCAATGCCTCCTTCCATCGATGTCCATGCCTCTAAAACCATATGACAAGTCCTAAGCATCATTATACGATACATGGAATCCATACAATGTTTATTCTATTTAGTATATAAAATCGGACACTTAATTTTCCATTAACATCAGCAATAAACTTGCAGGGGTCGTATGCGAATGAAAATCAGGtattgaattagttataataACATAATACGAATGGAATTTTAAAGTTCATGTGAAACGGCCCCTGGGTACCTGAAGAAAACATCCCCAGAATGAGCAATCTgcttatcaaaatatcaaatgtaTGTACTGTTTATACTTAATGTGATATATCGAGTTGATATATCGAGTTGCTATTTCATGTGTCTGCGggtatttttagattttattagTCGTTCCTTTTTTTGCCGCTCGAAAATTGAATTCctaattgaattaaaaaacgAACGTTTTCATTAGTTGCGGAATGCTAAATTTTCCAATATCGgcacagaatttcaagagcgcgagagagagaagagagagaagggagagaagagagagagagagagagagagagagagagagagggagaagagagagaagggagagGAGAAgggagagcgagagagagggggagagggggagaagataaagagagggaggagagagagagggagagggggagaagatagagagagggaggagagagagggagaagagaaagagagagg is a genomic window of Tubulanus polymorphus chromosome 5, tnTubPoly1.2, whole genome shotgun sequence containing:
- the LOC141905287 gene encoding uncharacterized protein LOC141905287; amino-acid sequence: MSNSLPFSIEFLTTPHNHHQTSCKMIDLPPLRSLSPISDSFGFEENQHQRRTPSPLSLNGSLDTPSKSIASSCDSPRSAPSPTGSDDVAETIFALEQQAASIQTRNKDKPGHSYIALISMAILSRPDRRMVLNDIYEYIMTNFAYYNNSNKAWRNSVRHNLSLNECFVKCGRAENGKGNYWAIHQACVDDFARGDFRRRNARRRARRGTRDLDIPEIPVNSAQKYNVGYVQMSCPPTYRPSSYHPYRSYQQTGYNRYAAMTGTSSCIPQLAPAAAAPALTAAFSSHHSRIVSSANTTYYTTTTQPLQLQLPFQNW